A stretch of Allostreptomyces psammosilenae DNA encodes these proteins:
- a CDS encoding TetR/AcrR family transcriptional regulator yields MRTVDPVKHEAKRRQIMAAAAALFARKGFERTTTADICARAGISSGALFHYFPNKRAIFLAIFEQDRRDIAAYLAGIGEDDDPWEALLGLIDIMVDGIEDPEYAGLALEVMAHAGHDEEFAAMVSGFDTELRQALTGLLERAAARGRIDAGLDLAMAAEWISAMADSLFIRAGAPGFVPAEQLRMFHLIVARFLRVETR; encoded by the coding sequence ATGCGCACCGTCGATCCCGTCAAGCACGAGGCCAAGCGCCGCCAGATCATGGCCGCTGCCGCCGCCCTGTTCGCGCGCAAGGGGTTCGAGCGGACCACCACCGCCGACATCTGCGCCCGGGCCGGGATCAGCTCGGGCGCGCTGTTCCACTACTTCCCCAACAAGCGGGCGATCTTCCTCGCCATCTTCGAGCAGGACCGGCGCGACATCGCGGCCTACCTCGCCGGGATCGGGGAGGACGACGACCCGTGGGAGGCGCTGCTCGGCCTGATCGACATCATGGTGGACGGCATCGAGGATCCCGAGTACGCGGGGCTCGCGCTGGAGGTGATGGCGCACGCCGGCCACGACGAGGAGTTCGCCGCCATGGTGAGCGGCTTCGACACGGAACTGCGGCAGGCGCTGACCGGGCTGCTGGAGCGGGCCGCGGCCCGCGGGCGGATCGACGCCGGCCTCGACCTCGCCATGGCGGCCGAGTGGATCTCCGCCATGGCCGACTCCCTGTTCATCCGCGCCGGCGCCCCGGGCTTCGTGCCCGCCGAGCAACTGCGGATGTTCCACCTGATCGTGGCCCGTTTCCTGCGAGTGGAGACACGCTGA
- a CDS encoding pyridoxamine 5'-phosphate oxidase family protein, with the protein MTFSWADFHTAEPELAGTVQGRFQAYRHHVLATLRADGSPRVTGLEVDFRFGEMWLGMMPNSRKALDLMRDQRFAIQANPGPGTDMDGGDARVSGRAVEETDTSVIARFIEEVQPPQPFHLFRVDLTEVVRTYVEGEELVVQAWRPGRPVRTIRRGNDSAPREE; encoded by the coding sequence ATGACATTCAGCTGGGCAGACTTCCACACCGCCGAACCGGAGTTGGCCGGGACGGTTCAAGGACGCTTCCAGGCGTACCGGCACCACGTCCTCGCCACCCTGCGGGCGGACGGGTCGCCGCGCGTCACCGGCCTGGAGGTCGACTTCCGGTTCGGTGAGATGTGGCTCGGCATGATGCCGAACTCGCGCAAGGCGCTCGATCTGATGCGGGACCAGAGGTTCGCGATCCAGGCGAACCCGGGCCCGGGCACGGACATGGACGGCGGCGATGCCCGGGTGTCGGGGCGGGCGGTGGAGGAGACCGACACCTCGGTGATCGCCCGGTTCATCGAGGAGGTCCAGCCGCCGCAGCCGTTCCACCTGTTCCGGGTGGACCTCACCGAGGTCGTGCGCACCTACGTGGAGGGCGAGGAACTGGTGGTGCAGGCCTGGCGACCGGGCCGCCCCGTCCGCACCATCCGCCGCGGCAACGACTCCGCCCCACGCGAGGAGTAG